From a single Nicotiana tabacum cultivar K326 chromosome 8, ASM71507v2, whole genome shotgun sequence genomic region:
- the LOC107779286 gene encoding uncharacterized protein LOC107779286 has protein sequence METFSHLTSSRSRSYESFFHDNGIEPSSKFEEDQMEEEVSWMIQEDDENTNNIPQNGWFKNIEEPIWLNSRSNKKKKNQVFLEGYVENSDEDELGRTKSLTDDDLEELKGCLDLGFGFSYEEIPELCNTLPALELCYSMSQKYIDEHQKCPDSMSDTASSGSGHVANWKISSPGDDPEDVKARLKYWAQAVACTVKLCN, from the exons atggaaacttTCTCTCATTTAACATCTTCAAGATCTAGGTCATATGAAAGCTTTTTCCATGATAATGGTATTGAGCCATCATCTAAATTTGAGGAAGATCAAATGGAGGAAGAAGTTTCTTGGATGATTCAAGAAGATGATGAAAATACCAATAATATCCCACAAAATGGTTGGTTCAAGAATATTGAGGAGCCAATATGGCTTAATAGTAGAagtaataagaagaagaaaaaccaaGTTTTTCTTGAAGGGTATGTAGAAAATTCAGATGAAGATGAATTAGGGAGGACAAAGAGTTTAACAGATGATGATTTGGAGGAGTTAAAGGGGTGTTTGGATCTTGGTTTTGGGTTCAGTTATGAGGAAATTCCTGAGCTTTGTAATACTTTACCAGCTCTTGAACTTTGTTATTCAATGAGCCAAAAGTACATTGATGAACATCAGAAGTGTCCTGATTCTATGTCTGATACTGCTTCTTCTGGATCTGGTCATGTTGCTAATTGGAAGATCTCTAGTCCTG GTGATGATCCTGAAGATGTGAAAGCAAGGCTAAAATACTGGGCTCAAGCTGTTGCCTGCACTGTCAAGTTGTGTAATTAG
- the LOC107779288 gene encoding putative glutathione peroxidase 2, translated as MSFTNLAALFFLVLALFLFYRYTSFSSPQTMAEGSPKSIYDFTVKDILGNDVPLSNYRGKVLLIVNVASKCGLTDSNYKELNILYEKYKDQGFEILAFPCNQFLWQEPGTNEEIQETVCIRFKAEFPVFEKVDVNGDNAAPLFKFLKSEKGGFLGNAIKWNFTKFLVNKEGKIVERYAPRTPPLQFEKDIQNLLGSS; from the exons ATGAGTTTCACCAATTTGGCAGCTCTCTTTTTTCTTGTTCTTGCCTTGTTCTTGTTCTATAGATACACTTCTTTTTCTTCCCCTCAAACTATGGCTGAAGGATCCCCCAAATCCATTTATGATTTCACTGTCAAG GATATATTGGGAAATGATGTACCTTTGAGCAATTATAGGGGAAAGGTTCTTCTTATTGTCAATGTTGCATCAAAATG TGGTTTAACAGATTCAAACTACAAGGAGCTGAATATTCTGTATGAGAAGTACAAAGATCAAG GATTTGAAATTTTAGCATTTCCTTGTAACCAGTTCTTGTGGCAAGAACCTGGAACAAATGAGGAGATTCAGGAAACTGTATGCATCAGGTTCAAAGCTGAATTCCCTGTATTTGAAAAG GTTGATGTGAACGGGGATAATGCTGCACCACTTTTCAAGTTCTTAAAATCAGAAAAAGGCGGTTTCCTTGGAAATGCTATCAAGTGGAACTTCACCAAATTCCTTGTgaacaaagaaggaaagattGTGGAACGATATGCACCCAGGACACCTCCTCTTCAGTTTGAG AAAGACATACAAAATCTGTTGGGTTCTTCTTGA